A region of Denticeps clupeoides chromosome 19, fDenClu1.1, whole genome shotgun sequence DNA encodes the following proteins:
- the myo7aa gene encoding myosin VIIAa isoform X1, translated as MRDVGAGTLNLSMGERRASDAWERGARRLSYKCSILIQGDYVWLDLKSGREFEVPIGAVVKLCDSGQIQVLDDEGNEHWISPQNATNIKPMHPTSIHGVEDMIRLGDLNEAGILRNLLIRYREHLIYTYTGSILVAVNPYQLLPIYTADQIRLYTNKKIGEMPPHIFAIADNCYFNMQRNNRDQCCIISGESGAGKTESTKLILQFLAAISGQHSWIEQQVLEANPILEAFGNAKTIRNDNSSRFGKYIDIHFNKRGAIEGAKIEQYLLEKSRVCRQAQDERNYHIFYCMLKGMTPDQKKKLGLGKATDYTYLTIGKCTVCDGRDDQKEYSNIRSAMKVLMFTDTENWEISKLLAAILHLGNLRYEARTYDNLDACEVVRCPDLTTAAVLLEVDPKDLMNCLTSRTIITRGETVSTPLSMEQALDVRDAFVKGIYGRLFVWIVEKINAAIYKPPSSQPKSVRRSIGLLDIFGFENFSVNSFEQLCINFANENLQQFFVRHVFKLEQEEYNLENINWQHIEFTDNQDALDMIAIKPMNIISLIDEESKFPKGTDTTMLNKLNSQHKLNTNYIPPKNTYETQFGIQHFAGVVYYETRGFLEKNRDTLHGDIIQLVHSSKNKFIKQIFQADVAMFLSGYGILGQPGTPPPKGAETRKRSPTLSSQFKRSLELLMRTLSVCQPFFVRCIKPNECKKPMLFDRELCVRQLRYSGMMETIRIRRAGYPIRYTFVEFVDRYRVLMPGVKPAYKQEDLRGTCQRIAEAVLGRDDDWQMGKTKIFLKDHHDMLLEIERDKAITDKVILIQKVVRGFKDRSNFLKMRKSAVLIQKTWRGYHCRKNYDAMRAGFSRLQALYRSRKLYQTYHVARQRITHFQARCRGHLVRRAFRHRLWAVITIQAYTRGMIARRLYKRLQGEYRRRLEAEKMRLAEEEKLRNQMSAKKAKAEAEKMHQERLAKLAREDAEREKKEREEVRKKKEMVEQMERARQEPVNDSDMVDKMFGFLGTTSSFPGQEGQAPAGFEDLERTQKELEEEDLDEALPLPEEEEEDLSEYKFAKFAATYFQGTTTHTYVRRPLKQPLLFHDDEGDQLAALAVWITVLRFMGDLPEPKYHTAISDGSEKIPVMTKIYETLGKKTYKRELQALQGEGENSHSDSNKKSSVRHKLVSLTLKKKSKITEEVTKRLNDGEYSLHGNSMLEDRPTSNLEKLHFIIGNGILRPGLRDEIYCQICKQLNQNPSKSSHARGWILMSLCVGCFAPSEKFVKYLRNFISGGPPGYAPYCEERLRRTFGNGTRTQPPSWLELQATKSKKPIMLPVTFMDGTTKTLLTDSATTAKELCNALADKISLRDRFGFSLYIALFDKVSSLGSGNDHVMDAVSQCEQYAKEQGAQERNAPWRLFFRKEIFTPWHNPSDDNVATNLIYQQIVRGVKFGEYRCDREDDLAELASQQYYVDYGSEILVERLFSLIPSYIPDREISTAKTVEKWVQFIMAAHKKGIYAQNRMDPQKVKEEVVDFARYKWPLLFSRFYEAFKFSGPSLPKNDVIVAVNWTGVYFVDEQEQVLLELSFPEITAVSSSRGGKLQAQSFTLATIKGDEYTFTSSNSEDIRDLVVTFLEGLRSRSKFVVALQDNPNPVADDSTFLSFIKGDLIVLDQDTGEQVMTSGWAHGINDRTKQRGDFPADCVYVLPTVTRPLPDIVALVTMTPDQRQESMRLSHSVLVESEERVKPYTLEEFSYDYFRPPPKHTLSRVMITKNRGKDKMWSCTREPMKQPLLKKVLGHEELSQEACMAFIAIMKYMGDYPSKRTRSVNELTDQIFEGALKAEPLKDEIYCQIIKQLTDNHVKYSEEKGWELLWLCTGLFPPSNILLPHVQRFLQSKRHHSLSQDCMQRLQKALRNGSRKYPPHLVEVEAIQHKTTQIFHKVYFPDDTDEAFEVESSTKAKDFCLNISTRLLLKSPEGFSLFVKISDKVISVPEGDFFFDFVRHLTDWIKKARPAKDGIVPSLTYQVFFMKKLWTNTIPGKDSFADSIFHYYQELPKYLRGYHKCSREEVFQLGALIYRVKFEDDKSHFPSIPKILKELVPQDLIRQLSPDDWKRSVVAYFNKHAGKTREEAKLIFLKIIFKWPTFGSAFFEVKQTTEPNFPEILLIAINKHGVSLIDPKTKDILTTHPFTKISNWSSGNTYFHITIGNLVRGSKLLCETSLGYKMDDLLTSYISQMLTTMTKQRSSRGQSK; from the exons CAGAGACCAGTGCTGCATTATCAG TGGGGAGTCAGGGGCAGGGAAGACAGAGAGTACCAAGCTGATCCTGCAGTTCCTGGCGGCCATTAGCGGCCAGCACTCCTGGATCGAGCAGCAAGTGCTGGAGGCCAACCCCATTCTGGAGG CTTTTGGTAATGCCAAGACCATCAGGAATGACAACTCCAGTCGCTTTGGAAAATACATTGACATCCATTTTAATAAGAGGGGTGCTATTGAGGGCGCCAAAATCGAACAGTACCTGCTGGAGAAGTCCAGGGTATGCCGCCAG GCTCAGGACGAGAGAAACTACCACATCTTCTACTGCATGTTGAAAGGCATGACTCCAGACCAGAAGAAGAAGCTTGGCCTGGGCAAAGCCACAGACTACACCTATCTCACAATT GGAAAGTGCACCGTGTGTGACGGACGAGACGACCAGAAGGAGTATTCCAACATCCGCTCTGCCATGAAGGTGCTCATGTTTACAGACACAGAGAACTGGGAGATCTCCAAACTGCTCGCTGCCATTCTGCACCTGGGCAACCTGCGGTACGAGG CACGCACCTATGACAACCTGGATGCATGTGAAGTGGTGCGATGTCCTGACCTGACCACTGCAGCAGTGTTGCTGGAG GTGGATCCCAAGGATTTAATGAACTGCCTGACCAGTCGTACCATCATCACCCGAGGTGAAACTGTGTCCACCCCTCTCAGCATGGAGCAGGCTCTGGATGTGCGAGATGCTTTTGTAAAG GGAATATACGGGCGGCTGTTTGTGTGGATTGTGGAGAAAATTAATGCTGCCATCTACAAGCCCCCGTCCAGCCAGCCCAAATCAGTGCGCAGATCCATCGGTCTTCTTGACATATTTGGATTTGAGAACTTCTCAGTCAACAG CTTTGAGCAGCTGTGCATCAACTTTGCCAACGAGAACCTGCAGCAGTTCTTCGTGCGCCACGTCTTCaagctggagcaggaggaaTACAACCTGGAGAACATCAACTGGCAGCACATCGAGTTCACCGACAACCAGGACGCTCTGGACATGATCGCCATCAAACCCATGAACATCATCTCACTTATTGATGAAGAGAGCAAGTTCCCTAAG GGCACAGACACCACCATGTTGAATAAGCTGAATTCTCAACACAAGCTCAACACCAATTACATCCCGCCGAAGAACACCTACGAGACGCAGTTTGGTATCCAGCACTTTGCTGGCGTGGTCTACTATGAAACAAGGG GCTTTCTTGAAAAGAACAGAGACACTCTCCACGGTGACATCATCCAGCTGGTCCATTCTTCTAAGAACAAGTTCATTAAGCAAATCTTCCAGGCTGACGTTGCTATG TTTCTGAGTGGCTATGGCATTCTTGGCCAGCCAGGCACACCCCCACCCAAg GGGGCGGAGACGAGGAAGCGCTCCCCGACGCTGAGCAGCCAGTTCAAGCGCTCGCTGGAGCTCCTGATGAGGACGCTCAGCGTGTGCCAGCCGTTCTTCGTCCGCTGCATCAAGCCCAATGAATGCAAGAAGCCCATG CTGTTTGACAGGGAGCTGTGCGTCCGGCAACTCCGCTACTCGGGAATGATGGAGACCATTCGGATCCGCCGTGCAGGATATCCCATCCGCTACACCTTTGTGGAGTTTGTGGATCGGTACCGTGTCCTAATGCCAGGCGTCAAACCGGCCTATAAACAG GAGGACCTGAGAGGAACTTGTCAACGGATCGCAGAAGCAGTTCTGGGACGTGACGATGATTGGCAGATGGGCAAAACTAAAATCTTCCTCAAG GACCACCATGACATGTTGCTGGAGATCGAGAGAGACAAGGCCATTACTGATAAGGTCATTCTTATCCAAAAGGTCGTCCGAGGATTCAAAGATCG ATCCAACTTTTTGAAGATGAGGAAATCAGCCGTGCTCATCCAGAAGACATGGAGGGGTTACCACTGCCGTAAAAACTACGATGCA ATGCGTGCAGGCTTCTCACGTCTCCAGGCTCTGTATCGCTCTCGGAAGCTCTACCAGACCTATCACGTGGCCCGCCAGCGCATCACCCACTTCCAGGCACGTTGCCGGGGTCACCTGGTGCGAAGGGCTTTCAGACACCGCCTCTGGGCCGTCATCACCATCCAGGCCTATACCAGGGGCATGATCGCCCGCCGGCTTTACAAGCGACTCCAAGGAGAG TATCGACGAAGGCTGGAGGCAGAGAAGATGCGCCTGGCTGAAGAGGAGAAGCTGAGGAACCAGATGAGTGCCAAGAAAGCTAAAGCCGAAGCTGAGAAGATGCACCAGGAGCGTCTGGCCAAGTTGGCGCGAGAGGATGCCGAGCGGGAGAAGAAGGAACGTGAGGAGGTGCGCAAGAAGAAGGAGATGGTGGAGCAGATGGAACGAGCACGACAGGAGCCCGTCAATGACTCTGACATGGTGGACAAGATGTTTGgattcctgggcaccaccagcTCTTTCCCAGGCCAGGAAGGACAGGCTCCAGCTGGGTTCGAG gactTGGAGCGGACTCAGAAGGAGCTTGAGGAGGAAGACCTGGACGAAGCCCTTCCTCttcctgaggaagaggaggaggatttgTCTGAATACAAGTTTGCCAAGTTTGCTGCCACTTACTTCCAGGGCACCACAACTCACACTTATGTGCGCCGGCCACTCAAACAGCCCCTGTTGTTCCATGACGATGAAGGCGATCAGCTG GCAGCATTAGCTGTCTGGATCACAGTGCTGAGGTTCATGGGAGATCTTCCTGAGCCAAAGTATCACACGGCCATCAGCGATGGTAGTGAGAAGATCCCAGTGATGACCAAGATCTATGAGACACTGGGAAAGAAGACATACAAGCGAGAGCTACAAGCCCTGCAGGGGGAAGGCGAG AATTCTCATTCTGACAGTAACAAGAAGAGTAGCGTCCGTCACAAGCTGGTGTCCCTCACGCTGAAGAAAAAGTCAAAGATCACTGAGGAG GTGACCAAGCGTCTGAATGATGGGGAATATTCCCTGCATGGTAACAGTATGCTAGAGGACCGGCCCACCTCTAACTTGGAGAAGCTACACTTCATCATCGGAAACGGCATCCTGCGACCCGGCCTCAG AGATGAGATCTATTGCCAGATCTGTAAGCAGCTCAACCAAAACCCATCTAAGAGCAGCCATGCCCGTGGGTGGATCCTCATGTCGCTCTGCGTTGGTTGCTTCGCTCCTTCAGAGAAGTTTGTCAAA TACTTGAGGAACTTCATCAGCGGGGGTCCACCAGGCTACGCACCATATTGTGAGGAGCGGCTCAGAAGAACTTTTGGAAATGGGACAAGGACTCAGCCGCCCTCCTGGCTGGAGCTGCAG GCCACCAAGTCTAAAAAACCCATCATGCTTCCTGTGACGTTCATGGATGGAACCACTAAGACCCTGCTGACGGACTCGGCCACCACAGCCAAGGAGCTATGCAATGCGCTGGCCGATAAGATCAGCCTCAGAGATAGATTTGGCTTCTCACTCTACATTGCCCTGTTTGACAAG GTGTCGTCTCTGGGCAGCGGGAACGACCACGTGATGGACGCCGTGTCTCAGTGTGAGCAGTACGCCAAGGAACAAGGGGCCCAGGAGCGCAACGCCCCATGGAGGCTGTTCTTCAGGAAGGAGATCTTCACACCCTGGCACAATCCCTCCGACGACAACGTGGCCACCAACCTCATCTACCAGCAGATCGTGCGAGGGGTGAAATTTGGGGAGTACCGCTGTGATAGG GAGGATGACTTGGCAGAGCTGGCATCTCAGCAGTACTACGTCGACTACGGGTCTGAAATCCTCGTGGAGCGCCTGTTCAGCCTCATTCCATCCTACATCCCAGATCGTGAGATCAGCACAGCCAAAACGGTGGAGAAATGGGTCCAGttcatcatggctgcccataaaaag GGTATTTACGCTCAAAACAGGATGGACCCACAGAAGGTCAAAGAAGAAGTTGTGGATTTTGCACGATATAAGTGGCCTTTGTTATTCTCAAGATTCTATGAAGCCTTCAAATTCTCAg GCCCCAGTCTACCGAAGAACGATGTGATCGTGGCCGTGAACTGGACGGGCGTGTACTTTGTGGACGAGCAAGAGCAAGTTCTTCTGGAGCTTTCTTTCCCAGAAATCACTGCGGTTTCCAGCAGCAG AGGAGGAAAACTCCAGGCTCAGAGTTTCACCTTAGCAACCATAAAGGGGGACGAGTACACATTCACCTCCAGCAACTCCGAGGACATCCGAGACCTGGTGGTCACCTTCCTGGAGGGTCTCAGAAGCAGGTCAAAGTTTGTGGTGGCCCTACAGGACAACCCAAATCCTG TTGCCGATGACTCCACCTTCCTGAGCTTCATCAAAGGTGACCTGATTGTCCTGGACCAGGACACAGGGGAGCAGGTGATGACTTCAGGGTGGGCGCATGGCATCAACGACAGGACCAAGCAGAGGGGCGACTTCCCAGCCGACTGCGTCTACGTTCTGCCCACCGTCACCAGGCCCCTGCCAGACATTGTG GCTTTGGTTACGATGACACCGGACCAGCGGCAGGAGTCCATGCGGCTGTCCCACAGTGTCCTGGTGGAGAGTGAGGAGCGGGTGAAGCCGTACACACTGGAGGAGTTCTCCTACGACTACTTCAG ACCTCCCCCAAAACACACCCTGAGCAGGGTGATGATCACCAAGAACAGAGGTAAGGACAAGATGTGGAGCTGCACCAGGGAGCCCATGAAACAGCCTCTGCTCAAGAAGGTGTTGGGCCATGAGGAGCTCTCTCAGGAGGCCTGCATGGCCTTCATCG CAATAATGAAGTACATGGGCGACTACCCATCCAAACGAACTCGTTCTGTTAATGAGCTCACTGACCAGATCTTTGAAGGAGCACTGAAGGCGGAGCCTCTCAAGGATGAGATCTACTGTCAGATTATCAAACAGCTGACAGACAACCATGTCAA GTACAGTGAGGAGAAAGGCTGGGAGCTGCTCTGGCTCTGCACCGGCCTCTTCCCTCCCAGCAACATCCTGCTGCCCCACGTCCAGAGGTTCCTGCAGTCCAAAAGACACCACTCGCTGTCTCAGGACTGCATGCAGAGGCTGCAGAAAGCTTTACG GAATGGCTCCAGGAAGTACCCCCCTCATCTGGTAGAGGTGGAGGCCATCCAGCACAAGACCACCCAGATCTTTCACAAGGTCTACTTCCCAGATGACACAGATGAG GCTTTTGAAGTGGAGTCGAGCACCAAGGCCAAGGATTTCTGCTTGAACATCTCCACCAGACTGCTGCTCAAGTCACCTGAAGGCTTCAGCCTATTCGTCAAAATCTCAGACAAG gtgATAAGCGTGCCTGAAGGTGACTTTTTCTTCGACTTTGTAAGACATCTCACTGACTGGATCAAGAAAGCCAGGCCTGCTAAGGATG GAATTGTACCTTCCCTGACCTACCAGGTGTTCTTCATGAAGAAACTGTGGACCAACACGATCCCGGGAAAAGATTCCTTTGCAGACTCTATTTTCCACTACTATCAG GAGCTTCCGAAGTATCTCCGTGGGTACCACAAATGTTCCCGTGAGGAGGTCTTCCAGTTGGGGGCACTAATCTACAGAGTGAAATTCGAGGACGACAAGTCCCATTTCCCCAGCATCCCTAAGATACTGAAAGAATTAGTTCCCCAGGACCTGATTCGCCAGCTCTCACCTGATGACTGGAAACGG TCTGTTGTAGCCTATTTCAACAAGCATGCTGGGAAGACGAGAGAGGAAGCGAAGCTGATCTTCCTGAAGATCATTTTCAAATGGCCCACGTTTGGTTCAGCCTTTTTTGAAGTGAAG CAAACCACTGAGCCCAACTTCCCAGAGATCCTTCTCATAGCAATCAACAAGCATGGAGTCAGTCTGATAGACCCTAAAACAAAG GACATTCTAACCACACACCCATTCACAAAGATCTCTAATTGGAGCAGTGGGAACACCTACTTCCACATCACCATCGGCAACCTGGTGCGAGGAAGCAAACTGCTGTGCGAGACGTCATTG GGCTACAAAATGGACGACCTGCTGACCTCTTACATCAGTCAGATGTTGACCACCATGACCAAGCAGCGCAGCTCAAGGGGCCAGAGCAAGTGA